Proteins from one Daphnia pulicaria isolate SC F1-1A chromosome 3, SC_F0-13Bv2, whole genome shotgun sequence genomic window:
- the LOC124328431 gene encoding GAS2-like protein 1 isoform X3: MSFRRQHRQAGTAGETSSRWAWPPMGGEGGTVGAAKGPRGGSLSALDLLDRSADEPDVGWPQTEAELATFYQSSIMDQQQRHLEPLREDLADWLNKILDLDYLTSSNFMDMLDTGVLICHLARRIQAIAKDVVTSRSRALFGGDAADATSKYDGASAAALLNGSSDNVKQAQQYLQALLRSANNQANLLAAAKAVPQGRVRCWERAAKGSFFSRENACNFLNFCRQLGIHENLLFESEDLVLHGQPRNVILCLLELGRVAGRLGMEPPGLVQLEREVDLQIERYQCGLEQMTANLLRLRDDNDDDDHVDNVDHNNHSAPQTTNEPLTPSDDRKAIAEPSNNDVMGHDEAEQNPVAHLNRSLTYSVNAKLDGHDHESILTRCEPPTSDDSPTLLPVIRTDDNPACRSPVSPSPSITSTTSTTTTNASQTPSIVCRQADEVSSSPSSPTNSYGRLPFSRPIKNPSELDKKVEHFLLKSQAECRCAEKYCDRLKIYKISEGLYRIGDRNVFIRLFKDRHVMVRVGGGWDTLEHYLIRHDPCRRGHDHSRSPTPECGGRPRLSNGTISPVGPPLMTSSTPCLSHEARGRTPEKIIMTPTTSTTSVGSNGRRSTNSIGTTPTSRRSSTTSNSASSFTTHTKLSTLTAAYKQEGTLSPTGLTPTALTPELSKTTGFNFGRAPMIPGRNGSFNAGNSVKRSRPTPVYNRSRTTDLSDLARRTSALISPSLR, encoded by the exons ATGTCTTTTAGACGTCAGCACAGACAAGCTGGAACGGCTGGTGAAACATCATCACGATGGGCGTGGCCACCGATGGGAGGAGAAGGAGGTACTGTTGGTGCGGCTAAAGGACCCCGAGGCGGTAGTTTGAGCGCGCTGGACCTGCTGGATCGCTCGGCCGATGAGCCAGACGTTGGCTGGCCGCAGACGGAAGCGGAGCTGGCCACATTTTATCAATCCAGCATCATGgatcagcagcagcggcaccTGGAACCGCTCCGTGAAGATTTGGCCGATTGGCTCAACAAAATCCTTG ATTTGGATTACTTGACGTCGTCCAACTTTATGGATATGCTGGACACTGGCGTCCTGATTTGCCACCTGGCGCGACGCATTCAAGCCATAGCCAAGGACGTCGTTACGAGCCGCTCGAGGGCCCTGTTCGGCGGTGACGCCGCCGACGCTACTTCGAAATATGACGGTGCTAGTGCGGCCGCTCTCCTCAACGGCTCGTCGGATAACGTGAAGCAGGCACAACAATACCTCCAAGCGCTCCTCAGGAGTGCCAACAATCAAGCAAATCTCCTAGCCGCAGCCAAG GCTGTGCCTCAAGGGAGGGTCCGGTGCTGGGAACGAGCGGCCAAGGGCAGCTTCTTCTCTCGCGAGAACGCctgtaattttttgaacttttgtcGACAGCTGGGCATCCACGAAAATCTCTTGTTCGAGAGCGAAGATTTAG TGCTGCACGGACAGCCGAGGAATGTGATCCTGTGCCTACTGGAGTTGGGGCGGGTGGCCGGTCGCTTGGGCATGGAGCCCCCTGGACTGGTGCAACTGGAACGCGAGGTGGACCTACAAATCGAACGGTACCAATGCGGTCTGGAACAGATGACGGCCAATCTCCTTCGTCTGCGTGATGATAACGATGACGATGATCACGTTGATAATGTTGATCATAATAACCATTCTGCTCCTCAAACCACCAACGAACCTTTAACCCCCTCTGATGATCGAAAGGCCATCGCCGAGCCGTCAAACAACGACGTGATGGGCCACGACGAAGCCGAACAAAATCCTGTAGCTCACCTCAACAG ATCTCTAACGTACTCGGTGAATGCGAAATTGGACGGCCATGACCACGAGTCAATACTAACCCGGTGCGAGCCGCCTACGAGTGACGATTCCCCTACACTACTTCCGGTGATCCGGACTGACGACAATCCAGCCTGTCGTTCTCCCGTGTCACCGTCTCCGTCCATAACCTCAACCACTTCTACCACCACGACTAACGCCAGCCAAACTCCTTCGATTGTTTGCAGACAAGCCGATGAGGTGAGTTCATCTCCTTCTTCTCCGACCAACAGCTACGGCAGATTGCCCTTCAGCCGGCCCATCAAAAATCCATCCGAATTAGACAAAAAG GTGGAGCACTTTTTGTTGAAATCCCAAGCCGAGTGCCGGTGTGCGGAAAAGTACTGCGATCGTCTCAAAATTTACAAGATATCCGAAGGGCTCTATCGAATCGGAGACCGGAACGTCTTCATTCGT TTATTCAAGGATCGTCACGTCATGGTCCGCGTTGGAGGAGGATG GGACACGCTTGAGCACTATCTCATCCGTCACGATCCATGCCGTCGCGGCCATGACCACAGCCGCAGCCCTACTCCAGAGTGCGGAGGCCGGCCAAGGCTGTCTAACGGAACCATCAGTCCGGTGGGCCCACCGCTTATGACCAGCTCCACTCCCTGTCTGTCACACGAG GCGAGGGGCAGGACACCGGAGAAAATTATAATGACGccgacgacgtcgacgacCAGCGTCGGAAGCAACGGTCGCAGGAG CACGAATTCGATCGGGACGACGCCAACGAGCCGACGGAGTTCCACAACCTCCAACTCGGCTTCGAGTTTCACCACGCATACCAAGCTGTCCACCTTGACAGCAGCCTACAAG CAGGAAGGGACTCTCTCACCTACGGGTCTGACACCTACGGCACTGACACCGGAGCTGAGCAAAACGACTGGCTTCAACTTCGGAAGAGCTCCGATGATTCCCGGACGGAACGGTTCTTTTAACGCTGGAAATAGCGTCAAACGATCAAGACCCACGCCCGTCTACAACCGTTCACGGACCACCGATCTGTCCGACTTGGCCCGCCGCACCAGCGCTCTCATCTCCCCCTCTCTACGCTAA
- the LOC124328431 gene encoding uncharacterized protein LOC124328431 isoform X1 — MSFRRQHRQAGTAGETSSRWAWPPMGGEGGTVGAAKGPRGGSLSALDLLDRSADEPDVGWPQTEAELATFYQSSIMDQQQRHLEPLREDLADWLNKILDLDYLTSSNFMDMLDTGVLICHLARRIQAIAKDVVTSRSRALFGGDAADATSKYDGASAAALLNGSSDNVKQAQQYLQALLRSANNQANLLAAAKAVPQGRVRCWERAAKGSFFSRENACNFLNFCRQLGIHENLLFESEDLVLHGQPRNVILCLLELGRVAGRLGMEPPGLVQLEREVDLQIERYQCGLEQMTANLLRLRDDNDDDDHVDNVDHNNHSAPQTTNEPLTPSDDRKAIAEPSNNDVMGHDEAEQNPVAHLNRSLTYSVNAKLDGHDHESILTRCEPPTSDDSPTLLPVIRTDDNPACRSPVSPSPSITSTTSTTTTNASQTPSIVCRQADEVSSSPSSPTNSYGRLPFSRPIKNPSELDKKVEHFLLKSQAECRCAEKYCDRLKIYKISEGLYRIGDRNVFIRLFKDRHVMVRVGGGWDTLEHYLIRHDPCRRGHDHSRSPTPECGGRPRLSNGTISPVGPPLMTSSTPCLSHEARGRTPEKIIMTPTTSTTSVGSNGRRRYVGRSLTMDLNQQINAHFSTNSIGTTPTSRRSSTTSNSASSFTTHTKLSTLTAAYKQEGTLSPTGLTPTALTPELSKTTGFNFGRAPMIPGRNGSFNAGNSVKRSRPTPVYNRSRTTDLSDLARRTSALISPSLR; from the exons ATGTCTTTTAGACGTCAGCACAGACAAGCTGGAACGGCTGGTGAAACATCATCACGATGGGCGTGGCCACCGATGGGAGGAGAAGGAGGTACTGTTGGTGCGGCTAAAGGACCCCGAGGCGGTAGTTTGAGCGCGCTGGACCTGCTGGATCGCTCGGCCGATGAGCCAGACGTTGGCTGGCCGCAGACGGAAGCGGAGCTGGCCACATTTTATCAATCCAGCATCATGgatcagcagcagcggcaccTGGAACCGCTCCGTGAAGATTTGGCCGATTGGCTCAACAAAATCCTTG ATTTGGATTACTTGACGTCGTCCAACTTTATGGATATGCTGGACACTGGCGTCCTGATTTGCCACCTGGCGCGACGCATTCAAGCCATAGCCAAGGACGTCGTTACGAGCCGCTCGAGGGCCCTGTTCGGCGGTGACGCCGCCGACGCTACTTCGAAATATGACGGTGCTAGTGCGGCCGCTCTCCTCAACGGCTCGTCGGATAACGTGAAGCAGGCACAACAATACCTCCAAGCGCTCCTCAGGAGTGCCAACAATCAAGCAAATCTCCTAGCCGCAGCCAAG GCTGTGCCTCAAGGGAGGGTCCGGTGCTGGGAACGAGCGGCCAAGGGCAGCTTCTTCTCTCGCGAGAACGCctgtaattttttgaacttttgtcGACAGCTGGGCATCCACGAAAATCTCTTGTTCGAGAGCGAAGATTTAG TGCTGCACGGACAGCCGAGGAATGTGATCCTGTGCCTACTGGAGTTGGGGCGGGTGGCCGGTCGCTTGGGCATGGAGCCCCCTGGACTGGTGCAACTGGAACGCGAGGTGGACCTACAAATCGAACGGTACCAATGCGGTCTGGAACAGATGACGGCCAATCTCCTTCGTCTGCGTGATGATAACGATGACGATGATCACGTTGATAATGTTGATCATAATAACCATTCTGCTCCTCAAACCACCAACGAACCTTTAACCCCCTCTGATGATCGAAAGGCCATCGCCGAGCCGTCAAACAACGACGTGATGGGCCACGACGAAGCCGAACAAAATCCTGTAGCTCACCTCAACAG ATCTCTAACGTACTCGGTGAATGCGAAATTGGACGGCCATGACCACGAGTCAATACTAACCCGGTGCGAGCCGCCTACGAGTGACGATTCCCCTACACTACTTCCGGTGATCCGGACTGACGACAATCCAGCCTGTCGTTCTCCCGTGTCACCGTCTCCGTCCATAACCTCAACCACTTCTACCACCACGACTAACGCCAGCCAAACTCCTTCGATTGTTTGCAGACAAGCCGATGAGGTGAGTTCATCTCCTTCTTCTCCGACCAACAGCTACGGCAGATTGCCCTTCAGCCGGCCCATCAAAAATCCATCCGAATTAGACAAAAAG GTGGAGCACTTTTTGTTGAAATCCCAAGCCGAGTGCCGGTGTGCGGAAAAGTACTGCGATCGTCTCAAAATTTACAAGATATCCGAAGGGCTCTATCGAATCGGAGACCGGAACGTCTTCATTCGT TTATTCAAGGATCGTCACGTCATGGTCCGCGTTGGAGGAGGATG GGACACGCTTGAGCACTATCTCATCCGTCACGATCCATGCCGTCGCGGCCATGACCACAGCCGCAGCCCTACTCCAGAGTGCGGAGGCCGGCCAAGGCTGTCTAACGGAACCATCAGTCCGGTGGGCCCACCGCTTATGACCAGCTCCACTCCCTGTCTGTCACACGAG GCGAGGGGCAGGACACCGGAGAAAATTATAATGACGccgacgacgtcgacgacCAGCGTCGGAAGCAACGGTCGCAGGAGGTACGTCGGTCGCAGTCTCACTATGGATCTAAATCAGCAAATCAACGCCCATTTTAGCACGAATTCGATCGGGACGACGCCAACGAGCCGACGGAGTTCCACAACCTCCAACTCGGCTTCGAGTTTCACCACGCATACCAAGCTGTCCACCTTGACAGCAGCCTACAAG CAGGAAGGGACTCTCTCACCTACGGGTCTGACACCTACGGCACTGACACCGGAGCTGAGCAAAACGACTGGCTTCAACTTCGGAAGAGCTCCGATGATTCCCGGACGGAACGGTTCTTTTAACGCTGGAAATAGCGTCAAACGATCAAGACCCACGCCCGTCTACAACCGTTCACGGACCACCGATCTGTCCGACTTGGCCCGCCGCACCAGCGCTCTCATCTCCCCCTCTCTACGCTAA
- the LOC124328431 gene encoding GAS2-like protein 2 isoform X8, translated as MSFRRQHRQAGTAGETSSRWAWPPMGGEGGTVGAAKGPRGGSLSALDLLDRSADEPDVGWPQTEAELATFYQSSIMDQQQRHLEPLREDLADWLNKILDLDYLTSSNFMDMLDTGVLICHLARRIQAIAKDVVTSRSRALFGGDAADATSKYDGASAAALLNGSSDNVKQAQQYLQALLRSANNQANLLAAAKAVPQGRVRCWERAAKGSFFSRENACNFLNFCRQLGIHENLLFESEDLVLHGQPRNVILCLLELGRVAGRLGMEPPGLVQLEREVDLQIERQADEVEHFLLKSQAECRCAEKYCDRLKIYKISEGLYRIGDRNVFIRLFKDRHVMVRVGGGWDTLEHYLIRHDPCRRGHDHSRSPTPECGGRPRLSNGTISPVGPPLMTSSTPCLSHEARGRTPEKIIMTPTTSTTSVGSNGRRRYVGRSLTMDLNQQINAHFSTNSIGTTPTSRRSSTTSNSASSFTTHTKLSTLTAAYKQEGTLSPTGLTPTALTPELSKTTGFNFGRAPMIPGRNGSFNAGNSVKRSRPTPVYNRSRTTDLSDLARRTSALISPSLR; from the exons ATGTCTTTTAGACGTCAGCACAGACAAGCTGGAACGGCTGGTGAAACATCATCACGATGGGCGTGGCCACCGATGGGAGGAGAAGGAGGTACTGTTGGTGCGGCTAAAGGACCCCGAGGCGGTAGTTTGAGCGCGCTGGACCTGCTGGATCGCTCGGCCGATGAGCCAGACGTTGGCTGGCCGCAGACGGAAGCGGAGCTGGCCACATTTTATCAATCCAGCATCATGgatcagcagcagcggcaccTGGAACCGCTCCGTGAAGATTTGGCCGATTGGCTCAACAAAATCCTTG ATTTGGATTACTTGACGTCGTCCAACTTTATGGATATGCTGGACACTGGCGTCCTGATTTGCCACCTGGCGCGACGCATTCAAGCCATAGCCAAGGACGTCGTTACGAGCCGCTCGAGGGCCCTGTTCGGCGGTGACGCCGCCGACGCTACTTCGAAATATGACGGTGCTAGTGCGGCCGCTCTCCTCAACGGCTCGTCGGATAACGTGAAGCAGGCACAACAATACCTCCAAGCGCTCCTCAGGAGTGCCAACAATCAAGCAAATCTCCTAGCCGCAGCCAAG GCTGTGCCTCAAGGGAGGGTCCGGTGCTGGGAACGAGCGGCCAAGGGCAGCTTCTTCTCTCGCGAGAACGCctgtaattttttgaacttttgtcGACAGCTGGGCATCCACGAAAATCTCTTGTTCGAGAGCGAAGATTTAG TGCTGCACGGACAGCCGAGGAATGTGATCCTGTGCCTACTGGAGTTGGGGCGGGTGGCCGGTCGCTTGGGCATGGAGCCCCCTGGACTGGTGCAACTGGAACGCGAGGTGGACCTACAAATCGAACG ACAAGCCGATGAG GTGGAGCACTTTTTGTTGAAATCCCAAGCCGAGTGCCGGTGTGCGGAAAAGTACTGCGATCGTCTCAAAATTTACAAGATATCCGAAGGGCTCTATCGAATCGGAGACCGGAACGTCTTCATTCGT TTATTCAAGGATCGTCACGTCATGGTCCGCGTTGGAGGAGGATG GGACACGCTTGAGCACTATCTCATCCGTCACGATCCATGCCGTCGCGGCCATGACCACAGCCGCAGCCCTACTCCAGAGTGCGGAGGCCGGCCAAGGCTGTCTAACGGAACCATCAGTCCGGTGGGCCCACCGCTTATGACCAGCTCCACTCCCTGTCTGTCACACGAG GCGAGGGGCAGGACACCGGAGAAAATTATAATGACGccgacgacgtcgacgacCAGCGTCGGAAGCAACGGTCGCAGGAGGTACGTCGGTCGCAGTCTCACTATGGATCTAAATCAGCAAATCAACGCCCATTTTAGCACGAATTCGATCGGGACGACGCCAACGAGCCGACGGAGTTCCACAACCTCCAACTCGGCTTCGAGTTTCACCACGCATACCAAGCTGTCCACCTTGACAGCAGCCTACAAG CAGGAAGGGACTCTCTCACCTACGGGTCTGACACCTACGGCACTGACACCGGAGCTGAGCAAAACGACTGGCTTCAACTTCGGAAGAGCTCCGATGATTCCCGGACGGAACGGTTCTTTTAACGCTGGAAATAGCGTCAAACGATCAAGACCCACGCCCGTCTACAACCGTTCACGGACCACCGATCTGTCCGACTTGGCCCGCCGCACCAGCGCTCTCATCTCCCCCTCTCTACGCTAA
- the LOC124328431 gene encoding GAS2-like protein 2 isoform X7 translates to MSFRRQHRQAGTAGETSSRWAWPPMGGEGGTVGAAKGPRGGSLSALDLLDRSADEPDVGWPQTEAELATFYQSSIMDQQQRHLEPLREDLADWLNKILDLDYLTSSNFMDMLDTGVLICHLARRIQAIAKDVVTSRSRALFGGDAADATSKYDGASAAALLNGSSDNVKQAQQYLQALLRSANNQANLLAAAKAVPQGRVRCWERAAKGSFFSRENACNFLNFCRQLGIHENLLFESEDLVLHGQPRNVILCLLELGRVAGRLGMEPPGLVQLEREVDLQIERQADEVSSSPSSPTNSYGRLPFSRPIKNPSELDKKVEHFLLKSQAECRCAEKYCDRLKIYKISEGLYRIGDRNVFIRLFKDRHVMVRVGGGWDTLEHYLIRHDPCRRGHDHSRSPTPECGGRPRLSNGTISPVGPPLMTSSTPCLSHEARGRTPEKIIMTPTTSTTSVGSNGRRRYVGRSLTMDLNQQINAHFSTNSIGTTPTSRRSSTTSNSASSFTTHTKLSTLTAAYKQEGTLSPTGLTPTALTPELSKTTGFNFGRAPMIPGRNGSFNAGNSVKRSRPTPVYNRSRTTDLSDLARRTSALISPSLR, encoded by the exons ATGTCTTTTAGACGTCAGCACAGACAAGCTGGAACGGCTGGTGAAACATCATCACGATGGGCGTGGCCACCGATGGGAGGAGAAGGAGGTACTGTTGGTGCGGCTAAAGGACCCCGAGGCGGTAGTTTGAGCGCGCTGGACCTGCTGGATCGCTCGGCCGATGAGCCAGACGTTGGCTGGCCGCAGACGGAAGCGGAGCTGGCCACATTTTATCAATCCAGCATCATGgatcagcagcagcggcaccTGGAACCGCTCCGTGAAGATTTGGCCGATTGGCTCAACAAAATCCTTG ATTTGGATTACTTGACGTCGTCCAACTTTATGGATATGCTGGACACTGGCGTCCTGATTTGCCACCTGGCGCGACGCATTCAAGCCATAGCCAAGGACGTCGTTACGAGCCGCTCGAGGGCCCTGTTCGGCGGTGACGCCGCCGACGCTACTTCGAAATATGACGGTGCTAGTGCGGCCGCTCTCCTCAACGGCTCGTCGGATAACGTGAAGCAGGCACAACAATACCTCCAAGCGCTCCTCAGGAGTGCCAACAATCAAGCAAATCTCCTAGCCGCAGCCAAG GCTGTGCCTCAAGGGAGGGTCCGGTGCTGGGAACGAGCGGCCAAGGGCAGCTTCTTCTCTCGCGAGAACGCctgtaattttttgaacttttgtcGACAGCTGGGCATCCACGAAAATCTCTTGTTCGAGAGCGAAGATTTAG TGCTGCACGGACAGCCGAGGAATGTGATCCTGTGCCTACTGGAGTTGGGGCGGGTGGCCGGTCGCTTGGGCATGGAGCCCCCTGGACTGGTGCAACTGGAACGCGAGGTGGACCTACAAATCGAACG ACAAGCCGATGAGGTGAGTTCATCTCCTTCTTCTCCGACCAACAGCTACGGCAGATTGCCCTTCAGCCGGCCCATCAAAAATCCATCCGAATTAGACAAAAAG GTGGAGCACTTTTTGTTGAAATCCCAAGCCGAGTGCCGGTGTGCGGAAAAGTACTGCGATCGTCTCAAAATTTACAAGATATCCGAAGGGCTCTATCGAATCGGAGACCGGAACGTCTTCATTCGT TTATTCAAGGATCGTCACGTCATGGTCCGCGTTGGAGGAGGATG GGACACGCTTGAGCACTATCTCATCCGTCACGATCCATGCCGTCGCGGCCATGACCACAGCCGCAGCCCTACTCCAGAGTGCGGAGGCCGGCCAAGGCTGTCTAACGGAACCATCAGTCCGGTGGGCCCACCGCTTATGACCAGCTCCACTCCCTGTCTGTCACACGAG GCGAGGGGCAGGACACCGGAGAAAATTATAATGACGccgacgacgtcgacgacCAGCGTCGGAAGCAACGGTCGCAGGAGGTACGTCGGTCGCAGTCTCACTATGGATCTAAATCAGCAAATCAACGCCCATTTTAGCACGAATTCGATCGGGACGACGCCAACGAGCCGACGGAGTTCCACAACCTCCAACTCGGCTTCGAGTTTCACCACGCATACCAAGCTGTCCACCTTGACAGCAGCCTACAAG CAGGAAGGGACTCTCTCACCTACGGGTCTGACACCTACGGCACTGACACCGGAGCTGAGCAAAACGACTGGCTTCAACTTCGGAAGAGCTCCGATGATTCCCGGACGGAACGGTTCTTTTAACGCTGGAAATAGCGTCAAACGATCAAGACCCACGCCCGTCTACAACCGTTCACGGACCACCGATCTGTCCGACTTGGCCCGCCGCACCAGCGCTCTCATCTCCCCCTCTCTACGCTAA
- the LOC124328431 gene encoding GAS2-like protein 2 isoform X6, producing MSFRRQHRQAGTAGETSSRWAWPPMGGEGGTVGAAKGPRGGSLSALDLLDRSADEPDVGWPQTEAELATFYQSSIMDQQQRHLEPLREDLADWLNKILDLDYLTSSNFMDMLDTGVLICHLARRIQAIAKDVVTSRSRALFGGDAADATSKYDGASAAALLNGSSDNVKQAQQYLQALLRSANNQANLLAAAKAVPQGRVRCWERAAKGSFFSRENACNFLNFCRQLGIHENLLFESEDLVLHGQPRNVILCLLELGRVAGRLGMEPPGLVQLEREVDLQIERSLTYSVNAKLDGHDHESILTRCEPPTSDDSPTLLPVIRTDDNPACRSPVSPSPSITSTTSTTTTNASQTPSIVCRQADEVSSSPSSPTNSYGRLPFSRPIKNPSELDKKVEHFLLKSQAECRCAEKYCDRLKIYKISEGLYRIGDRNVFIRLFKDRHVMVRVGGGWDTLEHYLIRHDPCRRGHDHSRSPTPECGGRPRLSNGTISPVGPPLMTSSTPCLSHEARGRTPEKIIMTPTTSTTSVGSNGRRRYVGRSLTMDLNQQINAHFSTNSIGTTPTSRRSSTTSNSASSFTTHTKLSTLTAAYKQEGTLSPTGLTPTALTPELSKTTGFNFGRAPMIPGRNGSFNAGNSVKRSRPTPVYNRSRTTDLSDLARRTSALISPSLR from the exons ATGTCTTTTAGACGTCAGCACAGACAAGCTGGAACGGCTGGTGAAACATCATCACGATGGGCGTGGCCACCGATGGGAGGAGAAGGAGGTACTGTTGGTGCGGCTAAAGGACCCCGAGGCGGTAGTTTGAGCGCGCTGGACCTGCTGGATCGCTCGGCCGATGAGCCAGACGTTGGCTGGCCGCAGACGGAAGCGGAGCTGGCCACATTTTATCAATCCAGCATCATGgatcagcagcagcggcaccTGGAACCGCTCCGTGAAGATTTGGCCGATTGGCTCAACAAAATCCTTG ATTTGGATTACTTGACGTCGTCCAACTTTATGGATATGCTGGACACTGGCGTCCTGATTTGCCACCTGGCGCGACGCATTCAAGCCATAGCCAAGGACGTCGTTACGAGCCGCTCGAGGGCCCTGTTCGGCGGTGACGCCGCCGACGCTACTTCGAAATATGACGGTGCTAGTGCGGCCGCTCTCCTCAACGGCTCGTCGGATAACGTGAAGCAGGCACAACAATACCTCCAAGCGCTCCTCAGGAGTGCCAACAATCAAGCAAATCTCCTAGCCGCAGCCAAG GCTGTGCCTCAAGGGAGGGTCCGGTGCTGGGAACGAGCGGCCAAGGGCAGCTTCTTCTCTCGCGAGAACGCctgtaattttttgaacttttgtcGACAGCTGGGCATCCACGAAAATCTCTTGTTCGAGAGCGAAGATTTAG TGCTGCACGGACAGCCGAGGAATGTGATCCTGTGCCTACTGGAGTTGGGGCGGGTGGCCGGTCGCTTGGGCATGGAGCCCCCTGGACTGGTGCAACTGGAACGCGAGGTGGACCTACAAATCGAACG ATCTCTAACGTACTCGGTGAATGCGAAATTGGACGGCCATGACCACGAGTCAATACTAACCCGGTGCGAGCCGCCTACGAGTGACGATTCCCCTACACTACTTCCGGTGATCCGGACTGACGACAATCCAGCCTGTCGTTCTCCCGTGTCACCGTCTCCGTCCATAACCTCAACCACTTCTACCACCACGACTAACGCCAGCCAAACTCCTTCGATTGTTTGCAGACAAGCCGATGAGGTGAGTTCATCTCCTTCTTCTCCGACCAACAGCTACGGCAGATTGCCCTTCAGCCGGCCCATCAAAAATCCATCCGAATTAGACAAAAAG GTGGAGCACTTTTTGTTGAAATCCCAAGCCGAGTGCCGGTGTGCGGAAAAGTACTGCGATCGTCTCAAAATTTACAAGATATCCGAAGGGCTCTATCGAATCGGAGACCGGAACGTCTTCATTCGT TTATTCAAGGATCGTCACGTCATGGTCCGCGTTGGAGGAGGATG GGACACGCTTGAGCACTATCTCATCCGTCACGATCCATGCCGTCGCGGCCATGACCACAGCCGCAGCCCTACTCCAGAGTGCGGAGGCCGGCCAAGGCTGTCTAACGGAACCATCAGTCCGGTGGGCCCACCGCTTATGACCAGCTCCACTCCCTGTCTGTCACACGAG GCGAGGGGCAGGACACCGGAGAAAATTATAATGACGccgacgacgtcgacgacCAGCGTCGGAAGCAACGGTCGCAGGAGGTACGTCGGTCGCAGTCTCACTATGGATCTAAATCAGCAAATCAACGCCCATTTTAGCACGAATTCGATCGGGACGACGCCAACGAGCCGACGGAGTTCCACAACCTCCAACTCGGCTTCGAGTTTCACCACGCATACCAAGCTGTCCACCTTGACAGCAGCCTACAAG CAGGAAGGGACTCTCTCACCTACGGGTCTGACACCTACGGCACTGACACCGGAGCTGAGCAAAACGACTGGCTTCAACTTCGGAAGAGCTCCGATGATTCCCGGACGGAACGGTTCTTTTAACGCTGGAAATAGCGTCAAACGATCAAGACCCACGCCCGTCTACAACCGTTCACGGACCACCGATCTGTCCGACTTGGCCCGCCGCACCAGCGCTCTCATCTCCCCCTCTCTACGCTAA